From Deinococcus aquaticus, one genomic window encodes:
- a CDS encoding peptide chain release factor 3: MTSPDINPAALSSEIARRRTFAIISHPDAGKTTITEKLLLYGGAIQEAGSVTAKEGRSHTKSDWMSIEQQRGISISSSALTFEYAGRHVNLLDTPGHQDFSEDTYRTLTAADSALMVLDAARGVQAQTEKLFAVCRNRGIPILTFVNKMDRPAQDPFELLEQLEGILKITAVPLTWPIGDGPDFKGVYDLQTGQVLAFERTSGGKHRAPMQTSGLNDPKLDALVGADLAAKLREDVELIQGAMPEFEEAKFLTGELTPVFFGSAMNNFGVEHFLSNFVDLAPPPGPVETNLGDRDPEAAFAGFIFKLQANMSKQHRDRTAYMRVMSGHFERGMDVTHTRTGRKLRLSQAHTLFAQDREKVEEAYPGDIVGLVNPGVFQIGDVISLDAKVTLPSFPRFTPETFATISLKDVGKRKAFMKGLTQLAEEGVVQVFYPTDGARDPYLGAVGPLQFEVFQARLLEEYTVDVEMHVTSYGLVRWLAGDPDGVARFARHVEDDQGRPVMLFRSKYDLEYTAEQHPEIEFLPLPRDLTRV, translated from the coding sequence ATGACCAGCCCCGACATCAACCCCGCCGCCCTGAGCAGCGAGATCGCCCGCCGCCGCACCTTCGCCATCATCAGTCACCCGGACGCCGGGAAGACCACCATCACGGAAAAGCTCCTGCTGTACGGAGGCGCCATCCAGGAAGCCGGCAGCGTGACCGCCAAGGAAGGCCGCAGCCACACCAAGAGCGACTGGATGAGCATCGAGCAGCAGCGCGGCATCTCCATCAGTTCCTCCGCGCTGACCTTCGAGTACGCGGGTCGGCACGTGAACCTGCTCGACACGCCCGGACACCAGGATTTCAGTGAGGACACCTACCGCACCCTGACCGCCGCCGACAGCGCCCTGATGGTCCTCGACGCCGCGCGTGGCGTGCAGGCCCAGACCGAGAAGCTGTTCGCGGTGTGCCGCAACCGGGGCATTCCGATCCTGACCTTCGTGAACAAGATGGACCGCCCCGCCCAGGACCCCTTCGAATTGCTGGAGCAACTGGAAGGCATCCTGAAGATCACGGCCGTGCCGCTCACGTGGCCCATCGGGGACGGCCCGGACTTCAAGGGCGTGTACGACCTCCAGACCGGGCAGGTGCTGGCCTTTGAGCGCACGTCGGGCGGGAAGCACCGCGCGCCCATGCAGACCAGCGGCCTGAACGACCCGAAACTGGACGCTCTGGTCGGCGCGGACCTCGCCGCGAAACTTCGCGAGGACGTCGAACTGATTCAGGGAGCCATGCCGGAATTCGAGGAAGCGAAATTCCTGACCGGCGAACTGACCCCGGTGTTCTTCGGGTCGGCCATGAACAACTTCGGTGTCGAGCACTTCCTGAGTAACTTCGTGGACCTCGCGCCGCCCCCCGGCCCGGTCGAAACGAACCTTGGCGACCGCGACCCCGAGGCGGCCTTCGCGGGGTTCATCTTCAAGTTGCAGGCGAACATGAGTAAGCAGCACCGTGACCGCACCGCGTACATGCGCGTCATGAGCGGCCACTTCGAGCGCGGCATGGACGTCACGCACACCCGCACGGGCCGCAAGTTGCGGCTCTCGCAGGCGCACACGCTGTTCGCGCAGGACCGCGAGAAGGTCGAGGAAGCGTACCCCGGCGACATCGTGGGCCTCGTGAACCCCGGCGTGTTCCAGATCGGCGACGTGATCAGCCTCGACGCCAAGGTCACGCTGCCCAGCTTCCCGCGCTTCACGCCCGAGACGTTCGCCACCATCAGCCTCAAGGACGTCGGCAAACGCAAGGCGTTCATGAAGGGCCTCACGCAGCTGGCCGAGGAAGGCGTCGTGCAGGTCTTCTACCCCACCGACGGCGCCCGCGACCCCTACCTGGGCGCGGTCGGCCCGCTGCAATTCGAGGTCTTCCAGGCCCGCCTGCTCGAGGAATACACCGTGGACGTCGAGATGCATGTCACCAGCTACGGCCTCGTCCGCTGGCTGGCCGGCGATCCGGACGGCGTCGCCCGCTTCGCCCGCCACGTCGAGGACGACCAGGGCCGCCCCGTCATGCTGTTCCGCAGCAAGTACGACCTGGAATACACCGCCGAGCAGCACCCGGAAATCGAGTTCCTGCCGCTGCCCAGGGACCTCACCCGCGTGTAA
- a CDS encoding histone deacetylase has protein sequence MRFTHPFRAFTPFRRAAYQGAPAPRRQFLPREFIAPLLDGAAARLPLHDAPDLPWALAGRVHDPAFLTRWRAGNVTRDEERALGFPWSPALVERGLGSCGATLAATRDALTLGLGLNLGGGTHHAHADHAEGFSFLNDVAISARWLLDTAQASRILILDLDVHQGNGTAAIFAREPRVLTVSVHAQNNYPFRKEISDLDVPLPDSTGDAAYLNALDRVVAPAVATFAPDFVYYLAGADVLSGDQLGKLALSPAGVRRRDDRVLRWAARARLPTVTVMAGGYHRDPHALIAARLGTLDAALSAFAPTVTGG, from the coding sequence GTGAGGTTCACGCATCCGTTCCGGGCGTTCACGCCGTTTCGCCGCGCGGCTTACCAGGGGGCGCCCGCGCCGCGCCGTCAGTTCCTGCCGCGCGAGTTCATTGCGCCGCTGCTGGACGGGGCGGCCGCGAGACTCCCCCTGCATGACGCGCCGGACCTGCCGTGGGCGCTGGCCGGGCGGGTGCACGACCCGGCGTTCCTGACCCGCTGGCGCGCCGGCAACGTGACCCGAGACGAGGAACGCGCCCTGGGCTTCCCCTGGAGCCCGGCGCTGGTCGAGCGGGGCCTGGGCAGTTGCGGCGCCACCCTGGCCGCCACCCGCGACGCCCTGACCCTGGGGCTGGGCCTGAACCTGGGGGGCGGCACGCACCACGCCCACGCGGATCACGCCGAGGGCTTCTCGTTCCTGAACGACGTGGCGATCAGCGCCCGCTGGCTGCTGGACACCGCGCAGGCCAGCCGCATCCTGATCCTGGACCTAGACGTGCACCAGGGCAACGGCACGGCCGCCATCTTCGCCCGCGAGCCGCGCGTGCTGACCGTCAGCGTGCACGCGCAGAACAACTACCCCTTCCGCAAGGAGATCAGCGACCTGGACGTGCCGCTTCCCGACAGCACCGGGGACGCCGCCTACCTGAATGCCCTGGACCGGGTGGTCGCGCCCGCTGTGGCCACCTTCGCGCCGGACTTCGTGTACTACCTCGCCGGGGCGGACGTGTTGAGTGGGGATCAACTGGGCAAACTGGCCCTCAGTCCGGCCGGGGTGCGCCGCCGCGACGACCGGGTGCTGCGCTGGGCGGCCCGCGCCCGCCTGCCCACCGTGACCGTCATGGCGGGCGGGTACCACCGCGACCCGCACGCCCTGATCGCCGCGCGCCTGGGTACCCTGGACGCCGCCCTGAGCGCCTTCGCTCCCACCGTGACGGGCGGGTGA
- a CDS encoding VIT1/CCC1 transporter family protein, translated as MYRAVTAHPEKHFTGSETVSDIVIGMSDGLTVPFALAAGLSGAVASGHVVLIAGIAEMAAGSIAMGLGGYLAARSEHESYLSERAREQREVEEKRDLEIEEVRDVFRSYGLTGDTVEAATQGIISDRERWVNFMMKQELGLEEPDPKRALRSALTIGLAYVAGGVIPLAPYALNVPLNRALLISAALTLVALFIFGALKGRFTGGSVWRSAFQTLLVGAAASGAAFLIARAVSGTGGA; from the coding sequence ATGTACCGCGCCGTGACCGCCCACCCCGAGAAGCACTTCACTGGCTCGGAAACCGTGTCGGACATCGTGATCGGCATGAGTGACGGCCTGACCGTGCCGTTCGCACTGGCGGCCGGACTGTCCGGCGCGGTCGCCAGCGGGCACGTGGTGCTGATCGCCGGGATTGCCGAGATGGCCGCCGGAAGTATCGCCATGGGCCTGGGCGGGTACCTCGCGGCGCGCAGCGAGCACGAATCGTACCTCTCCGAACGGGCGCGCGAGCAACGCGAGGTGGAGGAGAAACGCGACCTGGAAATCGAGGAGGTCCGCGACGTGTTCCGCAGCTACGGCCTGACCGGTGACACCGTGGAGGCCGCCACGCAGGGCATCATCAGCGACCGGGAACGCTGGGTGAACTTCATGATGAAGCAGGAACTGGGCCTGGAGGAACCCGACCCGAAACGCGCCCTGCGCAGCGCCCTCACCATCGGGCTGGCGTACGTCGCGGGCGGCGTGATTCCGCTCGCACCGTACGCGCTGAACGTCCCCCTGAACCGCGCGCTGCTGATCTCGGCCGCACTGACGCTGGTCGCGCTGTTCATCTTCGGTGCACTCAAGGGCCGCTTTACCGGCGGGTCCGTGTGGCGCAGCGCCTTCCAGACCCTGCTGGTCGGTGCGGCCGCGTCCGGCGCGGCGTTCCTGATCGCGCGCGCCGTGTCCGGCACGGGCGGCGCGTAG
- a CDS encoding NAD(P)H-dependent flavin oxidoreductase, translating into MSTHSRWAALRRHLQVPLVLAPMAGGVGTPALAAAVSEAGGLGSLGAAYLTPPQIREALAAVRARTDQPFAVNLFAPQPLPPVTAQAIAAACAELAPFHAALHLPPPTLPPQVQEDFGAQLHAVLADPPAVFSFAFGRLPPGALNALHAAGVLVIGTATSLPEAQLLAQDGVDAVTVQGGAAGGHRGGWQEDALAGTLTLTRQVTQATRLPVIAAGGLMTAGDVQAALDAGATLAACGTAFLLADEAGTPDPYRRALQSGERQTVLTRAYSGRTARGLRTTLTGGVHSPLPFPWQNALTRSLRAAGAQAGHADLLSLWAGEGYRQARAGSAAQIMADLTP; encoded by the coding sequence GTGAGCACCCACTCCCGCTGGGCGGCCCTGCGCCGCCACCTGCAAGTCCCGCTCGTGCTGGCCCCGATGGCGGGCGGCGTGGGCACCCCCGCCCTGGCCGCCGCCGTCTCGGAGGCTGGCGGGCTGGGCAGCCTGGGCGCCGCGTACCTGACGCCCCCGCAAATCCGGGAGGCCCTGGCGGCCGTGCGCGCCAGGACAGACCAGCCGTTCGCGGTGAACCTGTTCGCGCCGCAGCCCCTGCCGCCCGTGACCGCGCAGGCCATCGCGGCGGCCTGCGCGGAACTCGCGCCCTTTCACGCGGCGCTGCACCTGCCGCCGCCCACCCTGCCGCCGCAGGTGCAGGAGGACTTCGGCGCGCAACTGCACGCGGTCCTCGCCGACCCGCCGGCCGTGTTCTCGTTCGCGTTCGGTCGCCTGCCGCCCGGCGCGCTGAACGCCCTGCACGCGGCGGGCGTGCTGGTGATTGGCACCGCCACCAGCCTCCCGGAAGCGCAGCTGCTGGCGCAGGACGGCGTGGACGCCGTGACCGTGCAGGGCGGCGCGGCCGGCGGTCACCGGGGCGGCTGGCAGGAGGACGCCCTGGCCGGCACCCTGACCCTCACGCGGCAGGTCACTCAGGCCACGCGCCTCCCGGTGATCGCGGCGGGCGGCCTGATGACCGCTGGGGACGTGCAGGCCGCGCTGGATGCTGGGGCGACGCTGGCAGCGTGCGGCACGGCGTTCCTGCTGGCCGACGAGGCCGGCACGCCCGACCCCTACCGCCGCGCCCTTCAGAGCGGCGAGCGGCAGACCGTCCTGACCCGCGCCTACAGCGGCCGCACCGCGCGCGGCCTGCGCACCACCCTGACCGGCGGCGTCCACTCTCCCCTGCCCTTCCCCTGGCAGAACGCCCTGACCCGCTCCCTGCGCGCGGCGGGTGCGCAGGCCGGACACGCGGACCTGCTGAGCCTGTGGGCCGGGGAAGGCTACCGGCAGGCCCGCGCCGGGAGCGCCGCGCAGATCATGGCGGACCTGACCCCATGA
- a CDS encoding GNAT family N-acetyltransferase: protein MTPAPLTVALRPLRPGDEEAAVRWAADPVFCRAVDWTPGLSARVVRRHWQMIIAAQEPAFYRWGVTVNGELVGYADLGRIGPDGAELGIALGDRAQWGRGVAFRACRELLTLAWEADLPRVTALVHAPNARSHALMRRLGMHEDGQANPESYGGEVMPVTRYVIFNPQATRK from the coding sequence ATGACGCCAGCCCCCCTGACCGTCGCCCTGCGGCCCCTGCGCCCCGGGGATGAGGAGGCGGCGGTGCGCTGGGCGGCGGACCCGGTGTTCTGCCGCGCGGTGGACTGGACGCCGGGCCTGTCGGCGCGGGTGGTGCGGCGGCACTGGCAGATGATCATCGCGGCGCAGGAGCCTGCCTTCTACCGCTGGGGTGTCACGGTGAACGGCGAACTGGTCGGGTACGCGGACCTGGGCCGCATCGGGCCGGACGGCGCGGAACTGGGCATCGCCCTCGGGGACCGGGCGCAGTGGGGGCGCGGGGTGGCGTTCAGGGCGTGCCGGGAGCTACTGACCCTGGCGTGGGAGGCGGACCTGCCGCGCGTGACGGCGCTGGTTCACGCGCCGAATGCGCGTTCGCACGCCCTGATGCGCCGCCTGGGAATGCACGAGGACGGGCAGGCCAACCCGGAATCGTACGGGGGCGAGGTGATGCCCGTCACGCGCTACGTGATCTTCAATCCGCAGGCAACGCGGAAGTAG
- a CDS encoding ACT domain-containing protein, translating into MSQTLSVLPGEYAVSQLPAGSPAPAWAFTGDLWCVLGVSDELSVVCAAPQVPAGVTTQRGWAALKLHGPFEFTLAGILASVLDPLRDAGIGIFALSTFNTDYVLVAQADLHRAAHTLREAGHTLRD; encoded by the coding sequence ATGTCCCAGACGCTGTCCGTGTTGCCCGGCGAGTACGCCGTCTCGCAGCTTCCCGCCGGAAGCCCCGCGCCCGCCTGGGCGTTCACGGGCGACCTGTGGTGCGTCCTGGGCGTCAGTGACGAATTGTCCGTCGTGTGCGCCGCCCCGCAGGTCCCGGCGGGCGTCACCACGCAGCGCGGCTGGGCCGCCCTGAAACTGCACGGCCCGTTCGAATTCACCCTGGCCGGCATCCTCGCCAGTGTCCTGGACCCCCTGCGGGACGCCGGGATCGGCATTTTCGCGCTGTCCACCTTCAACACCGACTACGTGCTCGTCGCGCAGGCCGACCTGCACCGCGCCGCCCACACCCTGCGGGAAGCGGGCCACACGCTGCGGGACTGA
- a CDS encoding S1C family serine protease: protein MTIFSELSKGMADAVEAASESVVQVRAARPVSGTVVGDGLILTAAHVLPTDDVTVVTAGGVRWGAVVAGRDPATDLALLRVPGLSLPALTVGTAARVGELLLAVGRPPHGVQAALGLYGRGVPTRGPGQGWLPSGAAPFPASSGGALLNAGGGLVGVLNAGVRRGELLAVPAERALRVAALLDSQGRVPRGYLGLSAQPVHFPEADPAAAETGAESGSGPDGPAAHEPRGPWVGGSWAGGPWGHGHRAGRDHERGREGGRGRGLGRGPGGGRGGPWGPRGPWQKGDWQPGGWNQSGWNQGGRVGLTVVQVDPDGPAAQAGVLVGDVLLSLDGTPVRHPHELLERVRDQAGQTVTLRVLRGGQEQDLPVRVGER, encoded by the coding sequence ATGACGATTTTTTCTGAACTTTCGAAGGGAATGGCGGACGCGGTCGAGGCCGCGTCGGAGAGTGTGGTGCAGGTCCGGGCGGCGCGGCCGGTCAGCGGCACGGTGGTCGGTGACGGCCTGATCCTGACGGCCGCGCACGTGCTGCCCACCGATGACGTGACGGTCGTGACGGCCGGCGGGGTGCGCTGGGGGGCGGTGGTGGCGGGGCGTGACCCGGCGACGGATCTGGCGCTGCTGCGCGTGCCGGGCCTGAGCCTCCCGGCCCTGACCGTGGGCACTGCGGCGCGGGTGGGCGAGTTGCTGCTGGCGGTGGGTCGCCCGCCGCATGGCGTGCAGGCGGCGCTGGGTCTGTACGGGCGCGGCGTGCCCACGCGCGGGCCGGGGCAGGGCTGGCTGCCAAGCGGGGCCGCGCCGTTCCCGGCGTCGAGTGGGGGGGCGCTGCTGAACGCGGGCGGCGGTCTGGTGGGCGTCCTGAATGCGGGCGTGCGGCGCGGCGAGTTGCTGGCCGTGCCAGCCGAGCGGGCGCTGCGGGTGGCGGCGCTGCTGGACTCGCAGGGCCGCGTGCCGCGCGGGTACCTGGGCCTGTCCGCCCAGCCGGTGCACTTCCCGGAAGCGGACCCCGCTGCGGCGGAGACCGGCGCTGAGAGTGGGTCCGGTCCGGACGGGCCGGCAGCGCACGAACCGCGCGGCCCCTGGGTTGGCGGCTCCTGGGCTGGCGGTCCCTGGGGTCACGGCCACCGGGCCGGGCGGGATCATGAACGCGGTCGTGAGGGTGGTCGTGGACGAGGCCTGGGCCGGGGTCCCGGCGGCGGGCGCGGCGGCCCCTGGGGACCGCGTGGACCCTGGCAGAAGGGTGATTGGCAGCCGGGCGGATGGAACCAGAGCGGTTGGAATCAGGGCGGCCGCGTGGGCCTGACGGTCGTGCAGGTCGACCCGGACGGCCCGGCGGCGCAGGCGGGCGTGCTGGTCGGGGACGTGCTGCTGAGCCTGGACGGCACCCCGGTCCGGCACCCGCATGAACTGCTGGAACGCGTGCGGGATCAGGCCGGGCAGACGGTGACGCTGCGCGTCCTGCGGGGCGGGCAGGAGCAGGACCTGCCGGTACGGGTCGGGGAACGCTGA
- a CDS encoding helix-turn-helix transcriptional regulator: MSGQPSHPAAGSQALPTVQVAVASAMLAAGVQAILAAHGIRSAPDRDRPEADVLIVDDAWLADPDALGGHPALVALGSGVWATLLPDLSAGGWAALGADATPAELLAGVLGAAAGLAVLPPALLPPPTPETPADDLQDDDPASVPPGDVILTPRERDVLALLAEGLSNKRAARDLGVSESTVKFHVQALYSKLGVQSRAGAVARGISLGLVSV; this comes from the coding sequence ATGAGCGGCCAGCCATCCCACCCCGCCGCCGGCAGTCAGGCCCTGCCGACCGTTCAGGTGGCGGTGGCCTCGGCGATGCTCGCGGCGGGCGTGCAGGCGATCCTGGCCGCGCACGGCATTCGCAGCGCGCCGGACCGTGACCGGCCGGAGGCGGACGTGCTGATCGTGGACGACGCGTGGCTGGCCGACCCGGACGCCCTGGGCGGCCACCCGGCCCTGGTGGCGCTGGGGTCGGGCGTGTGGGCCACGCTGCTGCCCGACCTGAGCGCGGGCGGCTGGGCGGCCCTGGGTGCCGACGCCACCCCCGCCGAACTGCTGGCCGGGGTGCTGGGGGCCGCCGCCGGACTGGCCGTCCTGCCGCCCGCGCTGCTGCCACCCCCCACCCCGGAAACCCCGGCTGACGACCTGCAAGACGACGATCCTGCGAGTGTCCCACCGGGCGACGTGATCCTCACCCCCCGCGAACGCGACGTGCTGGCCCTGCTGGCCGAGGGCCTGAGCAACAAACGCGCCGCCCGTGACCTGGGTGTCTCAGAGAGCACCGTCAAGTTTCACGTGCAGGCCCTGTACTCCAAGCTGGGCGTGCAGAGCCGCGCCGGGGCGGTCGCGCGCGGCATCTCCCTGGGACTGGTCAGCGTGTAA
- a CDS encoding aldo/keto reductase, with translation MTPTTDLPTRGLRDLTVSALGLGCMGMSAFYGPRDQDENRRTLDRALDLGVTFYDTADMYGPHTNEELLGGWLRGKRDRVVLATKFGIQADPDAPGGRRINGTPAYVRQAVQGSLKRLNTSHIDLYYLHRVDPNTPIEDTVGAMAELVQEGLVGAIGLSEVSPDTLRRANAVHPITALQSEYSLWTRDPENGVLAACRELGVGFVPYSPLGRGFLTGQIRTPDDFASDDFRRHNPRFQGDAFRQNLDLVTQVQAIAAEKGCTPAQLALAWVLAQGQDLAPIPGTRRVSALEENLGALNVTLTPEDLKRIDAVFPQGAAAGDRYPDMSAVNR, from the coding sequence ATGACCCCCACCACCGACCTGCCCACCCGTGGGCTTCGTGACCTGACCGTTTCCGCGCTGGGCCTGGGCTGCATGGGCATGAGCGCCTTCTACGGCCCCCGCGACCAGGATGAGAACCGCCGCACCCTGGACCGCGCGCTGGACCTGGGCGTGACCTTCTACGACACCGCCGACATGTACGGCCCGCACACCAACGAGGAACTGCTGGGCGGCTGGCTGCGCGGCAAACGCGACCGCGTGGTCCTGGCCACCAAGTTCGGCATTCAGGCTGACCCGGACGCGCCGGGCGGGCGGCGCATCAACGGCACGCCCGCGTACGTGCGGCAGGCCGTGCAGGGCAGCCTGAAACGCCTGAACACCAGTCACATCGACCTGTACTACCTGCACCGCGTGGACCCGAACACCCCCATCGAGGACACCGTGGGTGCCATGGCCGAACTCGTGCAGGAAGGCCTCGTGGGCGCTATCGGCCTCAGCGAGGTCAGCCCGGACACGCTGCGCCGCGCGAACGCCGTGCACCCCATCACCGCCCTGCAGAGCGAATACTCGCTGTGGACCCGCGACCCCGAGAACGGCGTCCTGGCCGCCTGCCGTGAACTGGGCGTGGGCTTCGTACCGTACAGCCCCCTGGGGCGCGGTTTCCTGACCGGGCAGATCAGGACCCCCGACGACTTCGCGTCGGATGACTTCCGCCGCCACAACCCCCGCTTCCAGGGCGATGCGTTCCGGCAGAACCTCGACCTGGTCACGCAGGTGCAGGCCATCGCCGCAGAGAAAGGCTGCACGCCTGCCCAGCTTGCCCTCGCCTGGGTGCTCGCGCAGGGTCAGGATCTCGCCCCCATCCCCGGCACGCGCCGCGTGTCAGCGCTCGAGGAGAACCTCGGCGCGCTGAACGTCACCCTGACCCCCGAAGACCTGAAGCGCATCGACGCGGTCTTTCCGCAGGGCGCCGCCGCCGGAGACCGCTACCCTGACATGAGCGCCGTTAACCGCTGA
- a CDS encoding MerR family transcriptional regulator: protein MTVTDPPADQQGAPTYAIRDAALMLGVSVHTLRYYDREGLLDVPRASSGERRYSGRELSLLRFLLHLRGTGMGMAGLREYMTLVRAGDHTAPERRALLVRHEEAVQARLLALQGDLRAIRAKIERYDAHRACDGTPAVPPAGTRAQPGDYA, encoded by the coding sequence ATGACGGTCACCGATCCCCCCGCCGACCAGCAGGGCGCGCCGACGTACGCTATCCGCGACGCGGCGCTGATGCTGGGCGTCAGCGTGCATACCCTGCGCTATTACGACCGTGAAGGCCTGCTGGACGTGCCGCGCGCCAGCAGCGGCGAGCGCCGGTACTCTGGGCGGGAGCTGAGCCTGCTGAGGTTCCTGCTGCACCTGCGCGGCACGGGCATGGGCATGGCGGGCCTGCGCGAGTACATGACGCTCGTCCGGGCGGGCGACCATACGGCCCCCGAGCGGCGCGCCCTGCTGGTCCGGCATGAGGAGGCGGTGCAGGCGCGGTTGCTGGCCCTGCAAGGCGACCTGCGCGCTATTCGCGCCAAGATCGAACGGTACGACGCTCACCGCGCCTGCGACGGCACGCCCGCCGTCCCGCCTGCCGGGACCCGCGCGCAGCCGGGAGACTACGCATGA
- a CDS encoding metallophosphoesterase: MRVYAIADLHLATVTPKPMTVFGPNWAGHPQAIFDQWQDLVRPQDLVLLPGDLSWAMRLPDAMTDLAPVAALPGTKVLLRGNHDYWWPTAGKLRAALPPGMLAVVNDAVRVENVVVCGSRGWLTPGHDPLGDDDTRLLTREAERLSLSVKAARALRQPGDHLILMLHYPPATPPYPANPITRVIDDACPDMIVYGHLHGVPVQRSMQHVSGVPAHLVAADMLKFRPKLLLDTGD, encoded by the coding sequence ATGCGCGTGTACGCCATTGCCGACCTGCACCTCGCCACTGTCACCCCGAAACCCATGACGGTCTTCGGGCCGAACTGGGCGGGCCACCCGCAGGCCATCTTCGACCAGTGGCAGGACCTCGTCCGCCCGCAGGACCTCGTGCTGCTGCCCGGCGACCTGTCCTGGGCCATGCGTCTCCCGGATGCCATGACCGACCTGGCCCCCGTCGCTGCGCTGCCCGGCACCAAGGTCCTGCTGCGCGGCAACCACGACTACTGGTGGCCCACCGCCGGGAAACTCCGCGCGGCGCTGCCACCCGGCATGCTGGCCGTCGTGAACGACGCCGTGCGCGTGGAAAATGTCGTCGTGTGCGGCTCGCGCGGCTGGCTCACGCCCGGCCACGACCCGCTGGGCGACGACGATACCCGCCTCCTGACCCGCGAGGCCGAGCGCCTGAGCCTGAGCGTGAAAGCCGCCCGCGCCCTGCGGCAACCCGGCGATCACCTGATCCTGATGCTGCACTACCCGCCCGCCACACCCCCGTACCCCGCCAACCCCATCACCCGCGTCATCGACGACGCCTGCCCCGACATGATCGTGTACGGGCACCTGCACGGCGTGCCCGTCCAGCGCAGCATGCAGCACGTCAGTGGGGTGCCCGCGCACCTCGTGGCCGCCGACATGCTGAAATTCAGGCCCAAACTGCTGCTCGACACCGGCGACTGA
- a CDS encoding RecX family transcriptional regulator, with product MTGRYRPGRRAARTPDADPEAGPPRDARPARERTPQEQRDALIGYAFRALGQRALTQAELRAKLEKRSDDPDLIAEVLARVQELGYQDDAQVARVEGARRGVGGLRVRQTLKRRGLTDDLIRETVDARDPDDETQVVRELLVRRWSSFARKRDPQASAFGFLARRGFTGNVIWPAIREHVANLPAGEGPEEELPDDPQDSPEDWE from the coding sequence ATGACCGGACGATACAGACCCGGACGCCGCGCGGCCCGCACGCCCGACGCCGACCCGGAGGCTGGGCCGCCGCGCGACGCCCGGCCCGCGCGGGAACGCACCCCGCAGGAGCAGCGCGACGCCCTGATCGGGTACGCGTTCCGCGCGCTGGGCCAGCGGGCACTGACGCAGGCGGAACTGCGCGCGAAACTGGAGAAACGCAGCGACGACCCGGACCTGATCGCCGAGGTCCTGGCCCGCGTGCAGGAACTCGGGTACCAGGACGACGCGCAGGTCGCGCGGGTCGAGGGAGCGCGGCGCGGCGTGGGCGGCCTGCGCGTCCGGCAGACCCTCAAACGCCGGGGCCTGACCGACGACCTGATCCGCGAGACCGTGGACGCCCGCGACCCGGACGACGAGACGCAGGTCGTGCGGGAACTGCTCGTGCGCCGCTGGTCGTCCTTTGCCCGCAAGCGCGACCCGCAGGCCAGCGCGTTCGGGTTCCTCGCGCGGCGGGGCTTTACCGGGAACGTCATCTGGCCCGCCATCCGCGAGCACGTCGCCAACCTGCCGGCAGGGGAGGGGCCGGAAGAGGAGTTGCCGGACGACCCGCAAGACAGTCCGGAAGACTGGGAATGA
- the rpsT gene encoding 30S ribosomal protein S20 produces the protein MALRHKSAQKRHRQSLKRRNTNRSRKSTIKTFTKKAVVAAQTGAEDLNTLQARAESLIDKAAKGSTLHKNTAARKKSRLAKAINKAKAAQQS, from the coding sequence ATGGCCCTTCGTCACAAATCCGCCCAGAAACGCCACCGCCAGAGCCTCAAGCGCCGCAACACCAACCGCAGCCGCAAGAGCACCATCAAGACCTTCACCAAGAAGGCCGTCGTGGCCGCCCAGACCGGCGCCGAGGACCTGAACACCCTGCAGGCCCGCGCCGAGAGCCTGATCGACAAGGCCGCCAAGGGCAGCACCCTGCACAAGAACACCGCGGCCCGCAAGAAGAGCCGCCTCGCCAAGGCCATCAACAAGGCCAAGGCCGCGCAGCAGAGCTGA